Proteins co-encoded in one Brassica rapa cultivar Chiifu-401-42 chromosome A02, CAAS_Brap_v3.01, whole genome shotgun sequence genomic window:
- the LOC103853528 gene encoding probable respiratory burst oxidase homolog protein I isoform X2, with product MSMSFSHDDRWGSDLASAGEFTQSFPSLGATYSPSCGEELLEVTIEFPSGVLLNIDSVSTTDPEITSCSASGSGSSERLVVANAKQFSKDLKRKLQAGQGISQRDGGGYSCRSAPEPVVPHGGETPDALMLCRSVTKRLNRNGSCTQRAIHGLRFISSKENEIAAWSEVRDKFANLSKDGYLCRSDFGRCIGLENENSKEFAEELFDALCRRRSIMVDKITLQELYEFWYQIADESFDSRLQIFFNMVNKNGDGRITENEVKEIIILSASANNLSRLRERAEEYAALIMEELSPDGLPSQYIELKDLEMLLLHKDTPQSYSQPFSQTSRALSQNLKDMRWGISRSLLYSFQDNLKRIWVLTLWLMIMVVLFMWKCVQYKRKDAFHVMGYCLVVAKGAAETLKFNMALILLPVCRTTITYLRSTALSHSVPFDDSLNFHKTVSVAIIIGMLIHASSHLACDFPRIVTATDVDYKRYLVHYFGVPRPTYFDLVKGPVGITGFIMVIFMLIAYTLASRRLRRNLTKLPKPFDKLTGFNAFWYSHHLLLAVYVLLIIHGVSLFLEQTWYHKTIWMYLACPVLLYGGERMLRFFRSRLYSVEICKVVIYPGNVIVLHMSKPTSFEYKSGQYIFLQCPAVSKFEWHPFSITSSPGDDYLSIHIRQLGDWTEGIKKAFSVICQAPDAGKSGLLRADGPNKTSLPELLIDGPYGSPAQDHWKYDVLLLVGLGIGATPFISILRDLLNKIVKQHEKAEGLSGSCSNSNVSSDQSFSCLNSEPGNSISTNRTGMLNTKNAYFYWVTREQGSFDWFRQIMSEIADSDIKVKYIIHLSL from the exons ATGTCAATGTCATTTTCCCATGACGACCGGTGGGGCTCCGATTTGGCTTCTGCCGGAGAATTCACCCAAAGCTTTCCATCGCTGGGGGCGACTTACTCACCTTCCTGTGGTGAAGAGCTCCTCGAGGTGACCATTGAATTTCCAAGCGGCGTGCTACTGAACATCGACTCTGTTTCAACCACCGATCCAGAGATCACATCTTGCTCCGCTTCCGGTTCAGGATCGTCGGAGCGGCTGGTGGTGGCGAACGCAAAACAGTTCTCAAAAGATTTGAAACGGAAGCTTCAGGCAGGCCAGGGAATCTCACAGCGTGATGGCGGCGGTTACTCGTGCCGGTCCGCGCCGGAGCCGGTGGTTCCACACGGAGGCGAAACCCCCGATGCGCTTATGTTATGTCGTTCCGTAACAAAGAGACTTAACCGGAATGGTTCATGCACGCAGAGAGCGATTCACGGTTTGAGATTCATCAGCAGCAAAGAGAACGAGATCGCTGCCTGGAGTGAAGTTCGTGACAAATTCGCTAACCTGTCGAAAGACGGTTATCTTTGTCGGAGCGATTTCGGTCGTTGCATAG GGCTGGAAAATGAAAATTCGAAAGAGTTTGCAGAGGAGTTGTTCGACGCACTGTGCAGAAGAAGAAGTATAATGGTCGATAAGATCACCCTTCAAGAACTATACGAGTTTTGGTACCAAATTGCAGACGAAAGCTTCGATTCTCGCCTCCAAATCTTCTTCAACAT GGTCAACAAAAATGGAGACGGTAGAATCACAGAGAACGAAGTAAAAGAG ATAATTATATTAAGTGCATCGGCAAATAATCTATCAAGGTTGAGAGAAAGAGCAGAAGAGTATGCAGCATTGATCATGGAAGAACTGTCTCCTGATGGGCTCCCCTCTCAGTACATAGAG TTAAAGGATCTAGAGATGCTACTACTACACAAGGACACACCTCAAAGTTACAGCCAACCGTTCAGCCAAACAAGCCGAGCCTTAAGCCAAAACCTAAAGGATATGAGATGGGGAATAAGTAGGAGCTTGCTATACTCTTTCCAAGACAATTTGAAGAGGATTTGGGTTTTGACACTATGGTTAATGATCATGGTCGTGTTGTTTATGTGGAAATGCGTTCAGTACAAACGCAAAGACGCATTCCATGTAATGGGCTACTGTCTTGTCGTGGCGAAAGGCGCTGCTGAGACATTGAAATTCAATATGGCTCTTATCCTTCTACCCGTTTGCAGAACCACCATCACCTATCTTAGATCTACCGCTTTGTCCCACTCAGTGCCTTTCGATGACAGTCTCAACTTTCACAAG ACTGTCTCTGTAGCAATCATCATTGGAATGCTTATCCATGCATCTAGTCACCTGGCATGTGACTTCCCAAGGATTGTAACAGCTACAGATGTTGATTACAAAAGATACTTGGTTCATTACTTTGGTGTGCCCAGACCAACATACTTTGACTTGGTTAAAGGTCCAGTGGGAATCACTGGATTTATAATggttatatttatgttaattGCATACACATTGGCTAGTCGAAGACTCAGACGGAACCTAACTAAGTTGCCAAAGCCATTTGATAAGCTAACTGGATTTAATGCTTTCTGGTATTCACATCACTTGCTTCTAGCTGTTTACGTCTTGTTGATCATTCACGGTGTTTCCCTCTTTCTCGAGCAGACATGGTACCACAAGACG ATATGGATGTATCTTGCTTGTCCAGTTTTACTCTATGGTGGTGAAAGGATGCTGAGATTCTTCCGTTCCAGGCTATACAGCGTTGAGATCTGCAAG GTTGTAATTTACCCCGGAAACGTTATTGTGCTACACATGTCTAAGCCTACATCATTTGAGTACAAGAGTGGACAATATATATTTCTTCAGTGTCCTGCTGTATCAAAATTTGAGTG GCATCCATTTTCTATTACATCATCCCCTGGAGATGATTACCTCAGCATTCACATCCGTCAGCTCGGTGATTGGACAGAAGGGATTAAGAAGGCGTTCTCAGTAATATGTCAAGCACCTGATGCTGGAAAAAGTGGACTACTCAGAGCAGACGGACCAAACAAAACAAG TTTGCCAGAGCTGTTGATAGATGGACCTTATGGCTCTCCAGCGCAAGACCATTGGAAGTACGATGTGCTATTACTCGTTGGCCTTGGGATAGGGGCAACACCTTTCATTAGCATTTTGAGAGATTTACTCAACAAGATTGTTAAGCAACACGAAAAAGCT GAAGGCCTTTCGGGTAGCTGTAGTAACAGCAATGTGTCGTCGGATCAAAGTTTCAGTTGCTTAAACTCAGAACCTGGGAATTCGATTTCAACAAATCGAACGGGAATGTTGAATACCAAGAACGCTTACTTTTACTGGGTAACACGTGAACAGGGCTCGTTCGATTGGTTTAGACAAATCATGAGCGAAATTGCTGACTCTGATATAAAGGTAAAGTACATCATTCATTTGAGTCTTTAG
- the LOC103853528 gene encoding probable respiratory burst oxidase homolog protein I isoform X1 — MSMSFSHDDRWGSDLASAGEFTQSFPSLGATYSPSCGEELLEVTIEFPSGVLLNIDSVSTTDPEITSCSASGSGSSERLVVANAKQFSKDLKRKLQAGQGISQRDGGGYSCRSAPEPVVPHGGETPDALMLCRSVTKRLNRNGSCTQRAIHGLRFISSKENEIAAWSEVRDKFANLSKDGYLCRSDFGRCIGLENENSKEFAEELFDALCRRRSIMVDKITLQELYEFWYQIADESFDSRLQIFFNMVNKNGDGRITENEVKEIIILSASANNLSRLRERAEEYAALIMEELSPDGLPSQYIELKDLEMLLLHKDTPQSYSQPFSQTSRALSQNLKDMRWGISRSLLYSFQDNLKRIWVLTLWLMIMVVLFMWKCVQYKRKDAFHVMGYCLVVAKGAAETLKFNMALILLPVCRTTITYLRSTALSHSVPFDDSLNFHKTVSVAIIIGMLIHASSHLACDFPRIVTATDVDYKRYLVHYFGVPRPTYFDLVKGPVGITGFIMVIFMLIAYTLASRRLRRNLTKLPKPFDKLTGFNAFWYSHHLLLAVYVLLIIHGVSLFLEQTWYHKTQIWMYLACPVLLYGGERMLRFFRSRLYSVEICKVVIYPGNVIVLHMSKPTSFEYKSGQYIFLQCPAVSKFEWHPFSITSSPGDDYLSIHIRQLGDWTEGIKKAFSVICQAPDAGKSGLLRADGPNKTSLPELLIDGPYGSPAQDHWKYDVLLLVGLGIGATPFISILRDLLNKIVKQHEKAEGLSGSCSNSNVSSDQSFSCLNSEPGNSISTNRTGMLNTKNAYFYWVTREQGSFDWFRQIMSEIADSDIKVKYIIHLSL; from the exons ATGTCAATGTCATTTTCCCATGACGACCGGTGGGGCTCCGATTTGGCTTCTGCCGGAGAATTCACCCAAAGCTTTCCATCGCTGGGGGCGACTTACTCACCTTCCTGTGGTGAAGAGCTCCTCGAGGTGACCATTGAATTTCCAAGCGGCGTGCTACTGAACATCGACTCTGTTTCAACCACCGATCCAGAGATCACATCTTGCTCCGCTTCCGGTTCAGGATCGTCGGAGCGGCTGGTGGTGGCGAACGCAAAACAGTTCTCAAAAGATTTGAAACGGAAGCTTCAGGCAGGCCAGGGAATCTCACAGCGTGATGGCGGCGGTTACTCGTGCCGGTCCGCGCCGGAGCCGGTGGTTCCACACGGAGGCGAAACCCCCGATGCGCTTATGTTATGTCGTTCCGTAACAAAGAGACTTAACCGGAATGGTTCATGCACGCAGAGAGCGATTCACGGTTTGAGATTCATCAGCAGCAAAGAGAACGAGATCGCTGCCTGGAGTGAAGTTCGTGACAAATTCGCTAACCTGTCGAAAGACGGTTATCTTTGTCGGAGCGATTTCGGTCGTTGCATAG GGCTGGAAAATGAAAATTCGAAAGAGTTTGCAGAGGAGTTGTTCGACGCACTGTGCAGAAGAAGAAGTATAATGGTCGATAAGATCACCCTTCAAGAACTATACGAGTTTTGGTACCAAATTGCAGACGAAAGCTTCGATTCTCGCCTCCAAATCTTCTTCAACAT GGTCAACAAAAATGGAGACGGTAGAATCACAGAGAACGAAGTAAAAGAG ATAATTATATTAAGTGCATCGGCAAATAATCTATCAAGGTTGAGAGAAAGAGCAGAAGAGTATGCAGCATTGATCATGGAAGAACTGTCTCCTGATGGGCTCCCCTCTCAGTACATAGAG TTAAAGGATCTAGAGATGCTACTACTACACAAGGACACACCTCAAAGTTACAGCCAACCGTTCAGCCAAACAAGCCGAGCCTTAAGCCAAAACCTAAAGGATATGAGATGGGGAATAAGTAGGAGCTTGCTATACTCTTTCCAAGACAATTTGAAGAGGATTTGGGTTTTGACACTATGGTTAATGATCATGGTCGTGTTGTTTATGTGGAAATGCGTTCAGTACAAACGCAAAGACGCATTCCATGTAATGGGCTACTGTCTTGTCGTGGCGAAAGGCGCTGCTGAGACATTGAAATTCAATATGGCTCTTATCCTTCTACCCGTTTGCAGAACCACCATCACCTATCTTAGATCTACCGCTTTGTCCCACTCAGTGCCTTTCGATGACAGTCTCAACTTTCACAAG ACTGTCTCTGTAGCAATCATCATTGGAATGCTTATCCATGCATCTAGTCACCTGGCATGTGACTTCCCAAGGATTGTAACAGCTACAGATGTTGATTACAAAAGATACTTGGTTCATTACTTTGGTGTGCCCAGACCAACATACTTTGACTTGGTTAAAGGTCCAGTGGGAATCACTGGATTTATAATggttatatttatgttaattGCATACACATTGGCTAGTCGAAGACTCAGACGGAACCTAACTAAGTTGCCAAAGCCATTTGATAAGCTAACTGGATTTAATGCTTTCTGGTATTCACATCACTTGCTTCTAGCTGTTTACGTCTTGTTGATCATTCACGGTGTTTCCCTCTTTCTCGAGCAGACATGGTACCACAAGACG CAGATATGGATGTATCTTGCTTGTCCAGTTTTACTCTATGGTGGTGAAAGGATGCTGAGATTCTTCCGTTCCAGGCTATACAGCGTTGAGATCTGCAAG GTTGTAATTTACCCCGGAAACGTTATTGTGCTACACATGTCTAAGCCTACATCATTTGAGTACAAGAGTGGACAATATATATTTCTTCAGTGTCCTGCTGTATCAAAATTTGAGTG GCATCCATTTTCTATTACATCATCCCCTGGAGATGATTACCTCAGCATTCACATCCGTCAGCTCGGTGATTGGACAGAAGGGATTAAGAAGGCGTTCTCAGTAATATGTCAAGCACCTGATGCTGGAAAAAGTGGACTACTCAGAGCAGACGGACCAAACAAAACAAG TTTGCCAGAGCTGTTGATAGATGGACCTTATGGCTCTCCAGCGCAAGACCATTGGAAGTACGATGTGCTATTACTCGTTGGCCTTGGGATAGGGGCAACACCTTTCATTAGCATTTTGAGAGATTTACTCAACAAGATTGTTAAGCAACACGAAAAAGCT GAAGGCCTTTCGGGTAGCTGTAGTAACAGCAATGTGTCGTCGGATCAAAGTTTCAGTTGCTTAAACTCAGAACCTGGGAATTCGATTTCAACAAATCGAACGGGAATGTTGAATACCAAGAACGCTTACTTTTACTGGGTAACACGTGAACAGGGCTCGTTCGATTGGTTTAGACAAATCATGAGCGAAATTGCTGACTCTGATATAAAGGTAAAGTACATCATTCATTTGAGTCTTTAG
- the LOC103853528 gene encoding probable respiratory burst oxidase homolog protein I isoform X3, whose translation MSMSFSHDDRWGSDLASAGEFTQSFPSLGATYSPSCGEELLEVTIEFPSGVLLNIDSVSTTDPEITSCSASGSGSSERLVVANAKQFSKDLKRKLQAGQGISQRDGGGYSCRSAPEPVVPHGGETPDALMLCRSVTKRLNRNGSCTQRAIHGLRFISSKENEIAAWSEVRDKFANLSKDGYLCRSDFGRCIGLENENSKEFAEELFDALCRRRSIMVDKITLQELYEFWYQIADESFDSRLQIFFNMVNKNGDGRITENEVKEIIILSASANNLSRLRERAEEYAALIMEELSPDGLPSQYIELKDLEMLLLHKDTPQSYSQPFSQTSRALSQNLKDMRWGISRSLLYSFQDNLKRIWVLTLWLMIMVVLFMWKCVQYKRKDAFHVMGYCLVVAKGAAETLKFNMALILLPVCRTTITYLRSTALSHSVPFDDSLNFHKTVSVAIIIGMLIHASSHLACDFPRIVTATDVDYKRYLVHYFGVPRPTYFDLVKGPVGITGFIMVIFMLIAYTLASRRLRRNLTKLPKPFDKLTGFNAFWYSHHLLLAVYVLLIIHGVSLFLEQTWYHKTIWMYLACPVLLYGGERMLRFFRSRLYSVEICKVVIYPGNVIVLHMSKPTSFEYKSGQYIFLQCPAVSKFEWHPFSITSSPGDDYLSIHIRQLGDWTEGIKKAFSVICQAPDAGKSGLLRADGPNKTSLPELLIDGPYGSPAQDHWKYDVLLLVGLGIGATPFISILRDLLNKIVKQHEKAVKPGNSISTNRTGMLNTKNAYFYWVTREQGSFDWFRQIMSEIADSDIKGVIEMHNYLTSVYDVGDARTTLLTMIQTLHHAKNGVDMFSGTKVRTHFGRPKWKKVLSKISTKHKNARIGVFYCGGPSLGKELSTLCHEFNQTGCSRFEFRKEQF comes from the exons ATGTCAATGTCATTTTCCCATGACGACCGGTGGGGCTCCGATTTGGCTTCTGCCGGAGAATTCACCCAAAGCTTTCCATCGCTGGGGGCGACTTACTCACCTTCCTGTGGTGAAGAGCTCCTCGAGGTGACCATTGAATTTCCAAGCGGCGTGCTACTGAACATCGACTCTGTTTCAACCACCGATCCAGAGATCACATCTTGCTCCGCTTCCGGTTCAGGATCGTCGGAGCGGCTGGTGGTGGCGAACGCAAAACAGTTCTCAAAAGATTTGAAACGGAAGCTTCAGGCAGGCCAGGGAATCTCACAGCGTGATGGCGGCGGTTACTCGTGCCGGTCCGCGCCGGAGCCGGTGGTTCCACACGGAGGCGAAACCCCCGATGCGCTTATGTTATGTCGTTCCGTAACAAAGAGACTTAACCGGAATGGTTCATGCACGCAGAGAGCGATTCACGGTTTGAGATTCATCAGCAGCAAAGAGAACGAGATCGCTGCCTGGAGTGAAGTTCGTGACAAATTCGCTAACCTGTCGAAAGACGGTTATCTTTGTCGGAGCGATTTCGGTCGTTGCATAG GGCTGGAAAATGAAAATTCGAAAGAGTTTGCAGAGGAGTTGTTCGACGCACTGTGCAGAAGAAGAAGTATAATGGTCGATAAGATCACCCTTCAAGAACTATACGAGTTTTGGTACCAAATTGCAGACGAAAGCTTCGATTCTCGCCTCCAAATCTTCTTCAACAT GGTCAACAAAAATGGAGACGGTAGAATCACAGAGAACGAAGTAAAAGAG ATAATTATATTAAGTGCATCGGCAAATAATCTATCAAGGTTGAGAGAAAGAGCAGAAGAGTATGCAGCATTGATCATGGAAGAACTGTCTCCTGATGGGCTCCCCTCTCAGTACATAGAG TTAAAGGATCTAGAGATGCTACTACTACACAAGGACACACCTCAAAGTTACAGCCAACCGTTCAGCCAAACAAGCCGAGCCTTAAGCCAAAACCTAAAGGATATGAGATGGGGAATAAGTAGGAGCTTGCTATACTCTTTCCAAGACAATTTGAAGAGGATTTGGGTTTTGACACTATGGTTAATGATCATGGTCGTGTTGTTTATGTGGAAATGCGTTCAGTACAAACGCAAAGACGCATTCCATGTAATGGGCTACTGTCTTGTCGTGGCGAAAGGCGCTGCTGAGACATTGAAATTCAATATGGCTCTTATCCTTCTACCCGTTTGCAGAACCACCATCACCTATCTTAGATCTACCGCTTTGTCCCACTCAGTGCCTTTCGATGACAGTCTCAACTTTCACAAG ACTGTCTCTGTAGCAATCATCATTGGAATGCTTATCCATGCATCTAGTCACCTGGCATGTGACTTCCCAAGGATTGTAACAGCTACAGATGTTGATTACAAAAGATACTTGGTTCATTACTTTGGTGTGCCCAGACCAACATACTTTGACTTGGTTAAAGGTCCAGTGGGAATCACTGGATTTATAATggttatatttatgttaattGCATACACATTGGCTAGTCGAAGACTCAGACGGAACCTAACTAAGTTGCCAAAGCCATTTGATAAGCTAACTGGATTTAATGCTTTCTGGTATTCACATCACTTGCTTCTAGCTGTTTACGTCTTGTTGATCATTCACGGTGTTTCCCTCTTTCTCGAGCAGACATGGTACCACAAGACG ATATGGATGTATCTTGCTTGTCCAGTTTTACTCTATGGTGGTGAAAGGATGCTGAGATTCTTCCGTTCCAGGCTATACAGCGTTGAGATCTGCAAG GTTGTAATTTACCCCGGAAACGTTATTGTGCTACACATGTCTAAGCCTACATCATTTGAGTACAAGAGTGGACAATATATATTTCTTCAGTGTCCTGCTGTATCAAAATTTGAGTG GCATCCATTTTCTATTACATCATCCCCTGGAGATGATTACCTCAGCATTCACATCCGTCAGCTCGGTGATTGGACAGAAGGGATTAAGAAGGCGTTCTCAGTAATATGTCAAGCACCTGATGCTGGAAAAAGTGGACTACTCAGAGCAGACGGACCAAACAAAACAAG TTTGCCAGAGCTGTTGATAGATGGACCTTATGGCTCTCCAGCGCAAGACCATTGGAAGTACGATGTGCTATTACTCGTTGGCCTTGGGATAGGGGCAACACCTTTCATTAGCATTTTGAGAGATTTACTCAACAAGATTGTTAAGCAACACGAAAAAGCTGTGA AACCTGGGAATTCGATTTCAACAAATCGAACGGGAATGTTGAATACCAAGAACGCTTACTTTTACTGGGTAACACGTGAACAGGGCTCGTTCGATTGGTTTAGACAAATCATGAGCGAAATTGCTGACTCTGATATAAAG GGTGTTATTGAGATGCACAACTACTTGACGAGTGTGTACGACGTTGGAGATGCTCGAACTACTCTTCTCACCATGATCCAAACGTTACACCACGCCAAAAATGGCGTTGACATGTTTTCTGGAACTAAG GTACGAACACACTTTGGGAGGCCGAAGTGGAAGAAGGTTTTATCAAAGATTAGCACCAAACATAAGAATGCAAGAATTG GAGTGTTCTATTGTGGAGGACCGAGTTTAGGGAAGGAACTCTCCACATTGTGCCATGAATTTAATCAAACGGGATGTTCCAGGTTCGAGTTCCGCAAAGAACAGTTTTAA